In Flavobacterium gelatinilyticum, a genomic segment contains:
- a CDS encoding DUF5686 and carboxypeptidase-like regulatory domain-containing protein, with translation MNKLTQLLLYIVFAFANFAAAQTKVSGVVLDKSNQPIPFANVVFKGSNTGIVSNEDGRFYLESPNTYTALLVSSAGFSDKEVPLEKAVNYNFKIVLSEPEALSEVVIFTGKTSKKNNPAIDILRKIWERKRKNGLYQFNQYQMQKYEKVEFDMNTIDSAFMKNKLFKGMEFVFNHVDTSDVTGKTYLPIFINESVYDVYGDNRLKKVKENLTGNKMSGFNGNQQILSFVKDLYSDYNIYDNHLKFFDKSFTSPLSRTGIDVYNYVLKDSAYIDKKWCFNIVFYPRRKNELTFKGDFWVNDTTFAIKKINMGVTKSANINWVKDIYIEQEFEVENDSVFLLTRDYMMSDFALNKKEKSKGVYGKRTTLYRNHKFNIQKPEKFYKEEVNFIDNAVYERPPEFWEENRFEKLNKDEAGIYKMLDTLQTVKRFKQLYNLVSILGSGYIEFKNFDYGPIYSTFGYNEVEGLRLRVGGRTYFGPNDPWRLQVYTAYGFDDNKFKYGASGKWMIDKKNRIIISGGNRRDIEQIGASLTTTNDILGRSFASSALFTTGSNGKLTNINLSNISLEMEPKKNFIVSAGFSYRTLESASNTFSLDYYTTMPTAANPMGVVKSDVKQSEANIQFEYMPNRKTIGYGVERDLVDSPFSHFFVNFSYGLKGVLQSDFAYEKIQVFYKQPIIIGPLGRTNIILETGKTFGTIPLGLMSVIPGNQTYFTIENTFSNLNFYEFVTDQYTTLQWNHDFGGRLFARIPFMRKLNWREFVGIRAVHGTISDANRAINASGLPYNAPEKVYWEYNAGIGNIFKVFRLDFSWRGNYLDMPDANKFAIKGSFGFYF, from the coding sequence ATGAACAAATTAACTCAGCTTCTCTTATATATTGTATTTGCTTTTGCGAATTTTGCCGCTGCACAAACTAAAGTGAGTGGAGTTGTTTTGGATAAGTCAAATCAGCCGATACCTTTTGCAAATGTTGTTTTTAAAGGATCCAATACCGGAATTGTTTCTAATGAGGATGGGCGGTTTTATTTGGAATCTCCAAATACTTACACCGCTTTATTAGTTTCTTCTGCGGGATTTTCAGATAAGGAGGTTCCTTTGGAAAAAGCAGTAAATTATAATTTTAAAATTGTTTTAAGCGAACCCGAGGCGCTTAGCGAAGTGGTTATTTTTACAGGGAAAACTTCAAAAAAGAACAATCCGGCGATTGATATTTTGAGGAAAATATGGGAAAGAAAACGTAAAAACGGACTTTACCAGTTTAATCAATATCAAATGCAGAAGTACGAAAAAGTAGAATTTGACATGAACACTATTGACAGTGCTTTTATGAAAAATAAGCTTTTTAAAGGAATGGAATTTGTTTTTAATCATGTAGATACTTCGGATGTTACCGGGAAAACCTATCTTCCGATTTTTATTAACGAATCGGTTTATGATGTTTACGGCGATAACAGATTAAAAAAGGTAAAAGAGAACCTTACCGGAAATAAAATGTCAGGTTTCAATGGAAACCAGCAGATTTTATCTTTTGTAAAAGATCTTTATTCAGATTACAATATTTACGACAACCACCTTAAGTTTTTTGACAAAAGTTTTACAAGCCCATTATCAAGAACCGGAATAGATGTTTACAATTATGTGCTAAAAGACAGTGCTTACATTGATAAAAAATGGTGTTTTAATATTGTTTTTTATCCGAGACGTAAAAACGAGTTGACTTTTAAAGGAGATTTCTGGGTAAACGATACCACTTTTGCTATCAAGAAAATTAATATGGGCGTTACAAAAAGTGCCAATATTAACTGGGTAAAAGATATTTATATCGAACAGGAATTTGAAGTAGAAAACGATTCGGTTTTCCTTTTGACGCGTGATTATATGATGTCTGATTTTGCTTTGAACAAAAAAGAAAAATCAAAAGGAGTTTACGGAAAACGAACCACTTTGTACCGCAACCATAAATTCAATATCCAGAAACCAGAGAAATTTTATAAGGAAGAGGTCAATTTCATAGACAATGCGGTCTATGAACGGCCGCCGGAATTTTGGGAAGAGAATCGTTTTGAAAAACTAAATAAGGACGAAGCAGGTATTTATAAAATGCTTGATACTTTGCAGACCGTCAAGCGATTTAAGCAGCTCTACAATCTCGTCTCGATTTTAGGAAGCGGTTACATCGAATTTAAGAATTTTGATTACGGGCCAATTTATTCAACTTTTGGTTATAATGAGGTTGAAGGCTTAAGGTTAAGAGTAGGAGGAAGAACCTATTTTGGGCCAAACGATCCGTGGCGTTTACAAGTTTATACGGCTTATGGATTTGACGATAATAAATTCAAATACGGCGCTTCGGGAAAATGGATGATCGACAAGAAAAACCGAATCATTATTTCTGGAGGAAACAGGCGGGACATCGAGCAGATTGGAGCGAGTCTTACCACAACAAATGATATTTTAGGACGAAGTTTTGCATCTTCTGCCTTATTTACAACTGGCAGTAACGGGAAATTGACCAATATTAATTTAAGTAATATTTCCCTCGAAATGGAGCCTAAAAAGAATTTTATTGTTTCGGCAGGATTCTCTTATCGAACATTAGAGTCGGCATCGAATACTTTTAGTCTCGATTATTATACGACAATGCCAACTGCAGCAAATCCTATGGGAGTTGTAAAAAGCGATGTAAAACAATCAGAAGCTAATATTCAGTTTGAATATATGCCAAACCGTAAAACAATTGGATATGGCGTAGAAAGAGATTTAGTAGACAGCCCTTTCAGTCATTTCTTTGTGAATTTTAGTTATGGACTTAAAGGAGTTTTGCAAAGTGATTTTGCGTACGAAAAAATTCAGGTTTTTTATAAACAGCCTATCATCATCGGACCGCTTGGCAGAACCAATATTATTCTGGAAACAGGAAAAACATTTGGTACTATTCCGTTAGGATTAATGAGTGTAATTCCGGGTAACCAGACTTATTTTACGATCGAAAATACATTTAGTAATTTGAATTTCTATGAATTCGTTACAGATCAATATACAACCCTGCAGTGGAATCATGATTTTGGCGGAAGATTATTTGCCCGAATTCCATTTATGAGAAAACTAAACTGGAGAGAGTTTGTAGGGATAAGAGCGGTGCACGGAACTATTTCTGATGCCAATCGTGCCATTAACGCTTCTGGATTACCATATAATGCACCGGAAAAAGTATATTGGGAATACAATGCCGGAATTGGAAATATCTTTAAAGTTTTCCGTCTTGATTTTTCATGGAGAGGAAATTATTTAGATATGCCGGATGCTAATAAATTTGCAATAAAGGGATCTTTTGGATTTTATTTTTAA
- a CDS encoding pyruvate dehydrogenase complex E1 component subunit beta, with protein sequence MRTIQFREAICEAMSEEMRRDESIYLMGEEVAEYNGAYKASKGMLAEFGEKRVIDTPIAELGFSGIAVGSAMNGNRPIVEYMTFNFCLVGIDQIINNAAKMRQMTGGQFNVPIVFRGPTASAGQLGATHSQALENWFANTPGLKVVVPSTPYDAKGLLKSAIRDNDPVIFMESEQMYGDKGEVPDGEYTIPLGVADIKREGTDVTIVSFGKIIKEAFIAADELAKEGISCEIIDLRTVRPMDKEAILKSVKKTNRLVILEEAWPVASLSSEITYIVQEQAFDFLDAPIQRITTADTPAPYSPVLLKDWLPNAGDVVKAVKKVLYK encoded by the coding sequence AATCCATATATTTAATGGGAGAAGAGGTTGCAGAATACAACGGAGCTTACAAAGCTTCAAAAGGAATGCTTGCTGAGTTTGGTGAAAAGAGGGTAATTGATACTCCAATCGCAGAACTTGGTTTTTCAGGAATTGCTGTAGGTTCGGCAATGAATGGAAACCGACCTATTGTAGAATATATGACATTCAACTTCTGTTTGGTTGGTATTGATCAAATCATAAATAATGCTGCTAAAATGCGTCAAATGACAGGAGGGCAATTTAATGTGCCTATCGTTTTCCGCGGACCAACAGCTTCTGCTGGTCAATTAGGAGCGACTCACTCACAAGCTTTAGAAAACTGGTTTGCTAATACTCCGGGGCTTAAAGTTGTTGTTCCTTCAACTCCTTACGATGCAAAAGGACTTTTGAAATCTGCAATTCGCGATAATGACCCAGTAATTTTCATGGAGTCTGAGCAAATGTACGGTGATAAAGGTGAAGTGCCGGACGGAGAATACACAATTCCATTAGGAGTTGCTGATATTAAACGTGAAGGAACAGATGTTACTATCGTTTCTTTCGGAAAAATCATCAAAGAAGCTTTTATCGCTGCTGATGAATTAGCTAAAGAAGGAATCTCTTGTGAAATCATCGATTTAAGAACAGTTCGTCCAATGGACAAAGAGGCAATCCTTAAATCTGTTAAAAAAACAAATCGTTTAGTAATTCTTGAAGAAGCCTGGCCGGTTGCGAGTCTTTCTTCTGAAATTACATATATCGTTCAGGAACAGGCTTTCGATTTCCTTGATGCGCCAATTCAACGTATTACAACTGCAGATACTCCTGCACCGTACTCTCCGGTATTGCTTAAAGACTGGCTGCCAAATGCAGGTGATGTAGTAAAAGCAGTTAAAAAAGTATTATATAAATAG